The following are encoded together in the Phragmites australis chromosome 19, lpPhrAust1.1, whole genome shotgun sequence genome:
- the LOC133899911 gene encoding xylan O-acetyltransferase 13-like, producing the protein MVSQERMKAEATPKAIVAGGKMTVLQAPVGVRSIVSFLVAFFVVASSVVFLFDRGQEAQMQMAVEHGRQGMQAKVASGHQEPEMRGATEAGDAGEEECNWSRGRWVYDNVSRPLYSGLKCAFIFPEVACDKYGRKDVMYQHWRWQPHGCDLPRFDATKLLENLRNKRLVFVGDSVNRNQWVSLVCMVEASIPDDRLKTRVFNGSLISFKALEYNATIDFYWSPLLLESNSDNPIIHRVEYRIIRADRIEKHASAWRDADIIVFNSYLWWRKQKDDMRMKVMYGSFEDGDARLDEMEMIDGFEIALKKLTEWLGENIDKNKTRIFFAGSSPTHSWASDWGGEDSNKCVNETEPIYKIGYKAATTDYSLMAMAKSYFGTLEPKGMHVQILNITELSDYRKDGHPTVYRRQFVPLTKEQIANPASYADCTHWCLPGVPDVWNEFLYGYLMYK; encoded by the exons ATGGTTTCTCAAGAAAGGATGAAGGCAGAGGCCACTCCCAAGGCGATAGTAGCAGGTGGCAAGATGACGGTGCTCCAAGCTCCGGTTGGAGTGAGGAGCATCGTGAGCTTCCTAGTGGCCTTCTTCGTCGTAGCCAGCTCCGTCGTCTTCTTGTTCGACAGAGGCCAGGAAGCGCAGATGCAAATGGCGGTCGAGCACGGGCGCCAAGGAATGCAGGCGAAGGTGGCATCTGGGCACCAGGAGCCAGAGATGAGAGGGGCGACAGAGGCGggtgacgccggcgaggaggagtGCAACTGGTCGAGGGGACGGTGGGTGTACGACAACGTGTCCCGGCCATTGTACTCCGGGCTCAAGTGCGCCTTCATCTTCCCCGAGGTGGCTTGCGACAAATATGGCAGGAAGGATGTCATGTACCAGCACTGGAGATGGCAGCCCCATGGATGCGACCTTCCGAG GTTCGACGCCACCAAGCTGCTTGAAAATCTGAGGAACAAGAGATTGGTGTTTGTGGGTGACTCGGTGAACAGGAACCAATGGGTTTCCCTGGTGTGCATGGTGGAGGCCTCTATACCTGATGACAGGCTCAAGACGCGTGTCTTCAATGGCTCACTCATTTCCTTCAAGGCATTG GAATACAATGCGACGATAGACTTCTACTGGTCGCcgctgctgctggagtccaaCAGTGACAACCCCATTATCCACCGGGTGGAGTACCGGATCATAAGGGCAGACAGAATTGAGAAGCATGCCAGTGCCTGGAGGGATGCTGACATCATTGTCTTCAATTCTTACCTGTGGTGGAGGAAGCAGAAGGATGACATGAGGATGAAGGTCAT GTACGGTTCATTTGAAGATGGTGATGCAAGGTTAGACGAAATGGAAATGATCGATGGTTTCGAGATAGCTCTCAAGAAACTAACCGAGTGGCTCGGAGAGAATATTGACAAGAACAAGACTAGAATCTTTTTCGCAGGATCATCACCTACACATTCCTG GGCTAGCGACTGGGGTGGAGAAGACAGCAACAAATGTGTTAATGAAACGGAGCCGATCTACAAAATCGGATACAAAGCCGCAACTACAGATTACAGCTTGATGGCCATGGCTAAGTCGTATTTTGGAACATTGGAGCCGAAAGGTATGCATGTTCAGATACTGAACATCACGGAGCTGTCTGACTACCGCAAGGACGGGCATCCGACGGTGTACAGGAGACAGTTCGTTCCTCTAACGAAAGAACAGATTGCAAACCCAGCCAGCTATGCGGATTGCACGCATTGGTGCCTCCCCGGTGTTCCCGATGTCTGGAACGAGTTTTTGTATGGCTACCTTATGTACAAATGA